A window of Microbacterium luteolum contains these coding sequences:
- the purS gene encoding phosphoribosylformylglycinamidine synthase subunit PurS yields MPTIVVDVMPKSELLDPQGKAVSGAFARLGVEGFTDVRIGKRFELTVEGEVTDELLAEAKRVADEVLSNSVIEDVVGVEVVE; encoded by the coding sequence ATGCCCACCATCGTCGTCGACGTCATGCCCAAGTCCGAACTGCTCGACCCGCAGGGGAAGGCCGTCTCCGGCGCATTCGCCCGTCTGGGCGTCGAGGGCTTCACCGACGTCCGCATCGGCAAGCGCTTCGAGCTCACGGTCGAGGGCGAGGTCACCGACGAGCTGCTCGCCGAGGCGAAGCGCGTCGCCGACGAGGTGCTCTCCAACTCCGTGATCGAGGACGTGGTGGGCGTCGAGGTCGTCGAATGA
- a CDS encoding LacI family DNA-binding transcriptional regulator: protein MSPRATIEEVASAAGVSRSTVSRVVNGSTAVSPEALAAVRAAIDELSYVPNRAARSLASRQTHAIALIVPEDTNRFFGDPFFAAIVAGITGKLGGSDYLLNLLIASDDPGDKMTSFVRNGGVDGALIVSHHTSDAFIDRIADAVPVVYGGRPVRRRETDYVVDVDNVAGAENATRRLIDIGRTRIATVSGTPTMVSSIDRMQGFRRALADAGLRPFAEEAGDYSEASGADAMRRILAGGAPDAVFVASDLMARGALTALRSAGLRVPEDVALVGFDDSSVAVSTDPQLTTMRQPMYRQGEAMAGVLLARLAGEDPANTTILPTELVVRASA, encoded by the coding sequence ATGTCGCCACGGGCGACCATCGAGGAGGTGGCATCCGCCGCGGGGGTGTCCCGGTCGACGGTGTCGCGGGTGGTCAACGGCTCGACGGCGGTGAGTCCCGAGGCGCTCGCCGCGGTGCGCGCAGCCATCGACGAGCTGAGCTACGTGCCCAACCGAGCGGCCCGGTCGCTGGCATCACGGCAGACCCACGCGATCGCCCTGATCGTCCCGGAGGACACCAACCGCTTCTTCGGGGACCCGTTCTTCGCCGCCATCGTCGCGGGCATCACCGGGAAGCTCGGCGGCTCGGACTACCTGCTCAACCTGCTCATCGCCAGCGACGACCCCGGCGACAAGATGACCAGCTTCGTGCGCAACGGGGGTGTCGACGGCGCCCTGATCGTCTCGCACCACACCAGTGACGCGTTCATCGATCGAATCGCGGATGCCGTACCGGTCGTCTACGGCGGACGCCCCGTGCGCCGGCGCGAGACCGACTACGTCGTCGACGTGGACAACGTCGCAGGGGCCGAGAACGCCACTCGCCGACTGATCGACATCGGCCGGACGCGCATCGCGACGGTCTCGGGCACGCCGACCATGGTGTCGTCTATCGACCGCATGCAGGGTTTCCGACGGGCGCTCGCGGATGCCGGGCTGCGGCCGTTCGCGGAGGAGGCCGGCGACTACAGCGAGGCCAGCGGAGCCGATGCCATGCGCCGCATCCTCGCGGGCGGTGCACCCGACGCGGTGTTCGTCGCGAGCGACCTGATGGCGCGGGGCGCGCTCACGGCCCTGCGCTCGGCCGGACTGAGGGTCCCGGAGGACGTGGCCCTCGTCGGTTTCGATGACTCCTCGGTCGCGGTGTCGACCGATCCGCAGCTCACGACGATGCGCCAGCCGATGTACCGGCAGGGTGAGGCGATGGCGGGTGTGCTGCTGGCGCGGCTCGCCGGCGAGGATCCGGCGAACACCACGATCCTGCCGACCGAGCTCGTGGTGCGCGCCTCGGCCTGA
- a CDS encoding carbohydrate ABC transporter permease: MTATQALSVPEKIRRRSASGGNAGIGSRPGFLTYGLLAAFIIGSVYPLWWSVVVASGTNATRGETLPLIPGGNFLVNAAKVFDAIPFWLALGNSFLISGIITISVVTFSTLAGYAFAKLRFKGRDGLMIFVIATMAIPTQLGIIPLFMLMRELGWTGSIGAVIVPTLVTAFGVFFMRQYLVDVIPDELIEAARMDGANQFRTFLTVGLPAARPAMAILGLFTFMTAWTDYLWPLIVLSPQNPTLQTALSQLQSGYYIDYSIVLAGAVLATLPLLVLFVVAGRQLVSGIMAGAVKG, from the coding sequence ATGACCGCCACCCAGGCCCTCAGCGTGCCGGAGAAGATCCGCCGCCGCAGCGCGAGCGGAGGGAACGCGGGTATCGGCAGCCGCCCCGGCTTCCTCACCTACGGTCTGCTCGCCGCGTTCATCATCGGCAGCGTGTATCCGCTGTGGTGGTCGGTGGTCGTGGCGAGCGGCACCAACGCCACCCGCGGCGAGACGCTGCCCCTCATCCCCGGCGGCAACTTCCTCGTGAACGCTGCGAAGGTGTTCGACGCGATCCCGTTCTGGCTGGCGCTCGGCAACTCGTTCCTCATCTCGGGCATCATCACGATCTCGGTCGTGACCTTCTCGACGCTCGCCGGCTACGCCTTCGCGAAGCTGCGCTTCAAGGGCCGCGACGGACTCATGATCTTCGTGATCGCGACCATGGCGATCCCGACGCAGCTCGGCATCATCCCGCTGTTCATGCTGATGCGCGAACTCGGCTGGACCGGGTCGATCGGCGCGGTCATCGTGCCGACGCTGGTCACCGCCTTCGGGGTGTTCTTCATGCGGCAGTACCTCGTCGACGTGATCCCGGACGAGCTGATCGAAGCCGCGCGGATGGACGGTGCGAACCAGTTCCGCACCTTCCTCACCGTCGGCTTGCCCGCCGCCCGCCCGGCCATGGCGATCCTCGGACTGTTCACGTTCATGACCGCGTGGACCGACTACCTCTGGCCGCTGATCGTGCTCTCCCCCCAGAACCCGACCCTGCAGACGGCGCTCAGTCAGCTGCAGTCCGGCTACTACATCGACTACTCCATCGTGCTCGCCGGTGCGGTGCTCGCGACCCTCCCGCTGCTCGTGCTCTTCGTGGTCGCGGGCCGCCAGTTGGTCAGTGGCATCATGGCGGGCGCGGTGAAAGGATGA
- a CDS encoding LacI family DNA-binding transcriptional regulator, translated as MASIDEVARLAGVSTATVSRALSGRGQVSASARERVQAAAQTLGYVVSSRASSLASGRTRNIGVVVPFLDRWFFSTVLSGVSAALMREGYDITLYNITADKDVRRHVFDTFLRRQRVDAVIAVSIELDEDETQYLLELGLPVIAIGGPNPKLDTLTVDDVAVAQLATEHLIGLGHTDIAHIGANPEFDLDFHIPTNRRLGFERALAKAGIPLNPAFLEPADFTVEGGYRAAKQLLGRPGPRPTAVFAASDEMAIGALLAARDLGFGVPDDLSIVGIDGHELGEFFRLTTVDQFPLGQGERAADAVLAKLSEPDAVRIPAALPYELNVRGTTARLV; from the coding sequence ATGGCGAGCATCGATGAGGTGGCCCGGCTCGCCGGCGTCTCCACGGCGACCGTCTCGCGTGCGCTGAGCGGCCGCGGGCAGGTCTCCGCGTCGGCCAGGGAGCGCGTGCAGGCGGCGGCGCAGACGCTCGGCTACGTCGTCTCCTCGCGGGCCTCGAGCCTGGCCTCGGGGCGCACGCGGAACATCGGCGTCGTGGTGCCGTTCCTCGACCGGTGGTTCTTCAGCACCGTGCTGTCTGGGGTCTCCGCCGCCCTGATGCGCGAGGGCTACGACATCACGCTCTACAACATCACCGCCGACAAGGATGTGCGCCGGCACGTGTTCGACACGTTCCTGCGCCGTCAGCGGGTGGATGCCGTGATCGCGGTGTCGATCGAGCTCGACGAGGACGAGACGCAGTACCTGCTCGAGCTCGGGCTTCCCGTCATCGCGATCGGCGGACCGAACCCCAAGCTCGACACCCTGACGGTCGACGACGTCGCCGTGGCGCAGCTGGCCACCGAGCACCTCATCGGCCTCGGTCACACCGACATCGCGCACATCGGGGCGAACCCCGAGTTCGACCTCGACTTCCACATCCCGACCAACCGACGGCTGGGGTTCGAGCGGGCGCTGGCGAAGGCCGGCATCCCCCTGAACCCCGCGTTCCTGGAGCCTGCGGACTTCACGGTGGAGGGCGGCTACCGCGCGGCGAAGCAGTTGCTGGGTCGTCCGGGGCCCCGCCCGACCGCCGTGTTCGCCGCATCCGACGAGATGGCGATCGGCGCGCTCCTCGCCGCTCGCGACCTGGGCTTCGGGGTGCCGGACGACCTGTCGATCGTCGGCATCGACGGCCATGAGCTGGGCGAGTTCTTCCGCCTCACGACGGTCGACCAGTTCCCGCTCGGGCAGGGGGAACGAGCAGCGGATGCCGTGCTCGCGAAGCTCTCGGAGCCGGATGCCGTGCGCATCCCGGCCGCCCTGCCCTACGAGCTGAACGTGCGCGGGACGACGGCGCGCCTCGTCTGA
- a CDS encoding ABC transporter substrate-binding protein has translation MNTRARTRILTAAAVASVSALALAGCSGAAGGDADGGGDEDVTLTVTTFGTFGYEDLYDEYEKEHPNVTIEATNIDTGGNARTDAFTKIAAGSGLSDVVAIEEGWLGAIMDVSDTFVDLRDFGIEDRKADWVDWKYGQATDAEGRVIGYGTDIGPSGICYNGAAFEAAGLPSDRESVAELLDGDWENYFAVGAEYTAKTGKAWYDHSGFVWNAMVNQLDEGYYTADGKVNVEDNAELKERFELLGAATEGGQSAAQTAWDWNGGKSFVDGTFATFVCPGWMLGVVQGQVEAGGGDAATGWDFADVFPGGAANWGGAFLSIPESSQHQEAAAELADWLTQPEQQVKQSAAAGNFPSTVKAQETLASEATPNAFFNDAPTGAILAERAKGVVAQFKGADDSVIQENVFGPALSGLDRGDTDTQGAWDAAIKLLNELVD, from the coding sequence GTGAACACACGTGCCCGCACCCGGATCCTGACGGCAGCCGCCGTGGCATCCGTCTCCGCCCTCGCCCTGGCCGGATGCTCCGGCGCCGCCGGTGGCGACGCCGACGGCGGTGGCGACGAGGACGTCACGCTGACCGTCACCACGTTCGGCACCTTCGGCTACGAAGACCTCTACGACGAGTACGAGAAGGAGCACCCGAACGTCACGATCGAGGCGACCAACATCGACACCGGCGGCAACGCCCGCACCGACGCGTTCACCAAGATCGCGGCCGGCTCCGGCCTCAGCGACGTCGTCGCGATCGAAGAGGGCTGGCTCGGCGCCATCATGGACGTCTCCGACACCTTCGTCGACCTGCGCGACTTCGGCATCGAGGACCGCAAGGCCGACTGGGTCGACTGGAAGTACGGACAGGCGACGGATGCCGAGGGCCGTGTCATCGGCTACGGCACCGACATCGGTCCGAGCGGCATCTGCTACAACGGCGCCGCGTTCGAGGCCGCTGGCCTGCCCAGCGACCGTGAGTCCGTCGCCGAGCTGCTCGACGGCGACTGGGAGAACTACTTCGCCGTCGGCGCCGAGTACACGGCCAAGACCGGCAAGGCCTGGTACGACCACTCCGGCTTCGTCTGGAACGCCATGGTCAACCAGCTCGACGAGGGCTACTACACCGCCGACGGCAAGGTGAACGTCGAGGACAACGCCGAGCTGAAGGAGCGCTTCGAGCTGCTCGGAGCCGCGACCGAGGGCGGCCAGTCCGCTGCGCAGACCGCGTGGGACTGGAACGGCGGGAAGTCGTTCGTCGACGGCACCTTCGCGACCTTCGTGTGCCCGGGCTGGATGCTCGGCGTCGTGCAGGGTCAGGTCGAGGCCGGCGGCGGCGACGCGGCGACCGGCTGGGACTTCGCCGACGTGTTCCCCGGAGGGGCGGCCAACTGGGGCGGCGCGTTCCTGTCGATCCCGGAGAGCTCGCAGCACCAGGAAGCGGCCGCTGAGCTCGCCGACTGGCTGACGCAGCCCGAGCAGCAGGTGAAGCAGTCCGCCGCCGCGGGCAACTTCCCCTCGACCGTCAAGGCGCAGGAGACCCTCGCCTCGGAGGCGACGCCGAACGCGTTCTTCAACGACGCGCCCACCGGCGCGATCCTGGCCGAGCGCGCGAAGGGCGTGGTGGCGCAGTTCAAGGGCGCCGACGACTCCGTGATCCAGGAGAACGTCTTCGGGCCGGCTCTCAGCGGACTCGACCGCGGTGACACCGACACCCAGGGTGCCTGGGATGCCGCGATCAAGCTCCTGAACGAGCTCGTCGACTGA
- a CDS encoding GH1 family beta-glucosidase, whose translation MTRPFPSNFLFGAATAAYQIEGAAFEDGRTASIWDAFSRVPGAVIGGDTGDIACDHYHRYADDVALMTELGLQTYRFSTSWSRVRPDGGAVNAKGVDFYQRLVDELLGAGILPWLTLYHWDMPQALQDAGGWTNRDTVDRFLEYVGTMHDALGDRVNVWTTLNEPWCSSFLSYTGGEHAPGHTSIAEGLLASHHLLLAHGSTVRELRGRDASLDLGITLNHTVADPADPGNPADVDAARRVDGQFNRWFLDPIYRGAYPADIIEDIRAVDADAVSQFEAAVHDGDLETISQHIDTQGVNYYHGDFVAGAAPAEPPVSGGPATERKGRSPYPSSDGIHSVERGLPRTAQNWEVQPEGLTRLLQRVWTEYAEPAGTVLYMTENGAAYDDVAVVEGGETRVHDAERAEFLRLHLGAVLDAADAGVDVRGYFYWSMFDNYEWAWGYDKRFGIVRVDYDTQERSLKDSGREYARIIAARAL comes from the coding sequence ATGACGCGCCCCTTCCCCTCGAACTTCCTCTTCGGCGCCGCGACGGCGGCGTATCAGATCGAAGGAGCGGCCTTCGAGGACGGGCGCACCGCGTCGATCTGGGATGCGTTCTCGAGGGTGCCGGGGGCCGTCATCGGCGGCGACACCGGAGACATCGCGTGCGACCACTATCACCGCTACGCCGACGATGTCGCCCTCATGACCGAGCTCGGCCTGCAGACGTACCGGTTCTCGACCTCGTGGTCGCGGGTGCGGCCCGACGGCGGCGCCGTGAACGCGAAGGGCGTCGACTTCTACCAGCGTCTGGTCGACGAGCTGCTCGGCGCCGGCATCCTGCCCTGGCTGACCCTCTACCACTGGGACATGCCGCAGGCGCTGCAGGATGCCGGGGGCTGGACGAACCGCGACACGGTCGACCGCTTCCTGGAGTACGTCGGCACCATGCACGACGCGCTCGGTGATCGGGTGAACGTCTGGACGACGTTGAACGAGCCGTGGTGCTCGTCGTTCCTCTCCTACACCGGCGGTGAGCACGCCCCCGGCCACACGAGCATCGCGGAGGGGCTGCTGGCCTCGCACCACCTGCTGCTCGCGCACGGCTCGACGGTGCGCGAGCTGCGCGGTCGCGACGCCTCGCTGGATCTCGGCATCACGCTGAACCACACGGTCGCCGACCCGGCGGATCCGGGGAACCCTGCCGACGTCGACGCCGCCCGCCGCGTCGACGGCCAGTTCAACCGCTGGTTCCTCGACCCGATCTACCGCGGTGCCTACCCCGCGGACATCATCGAGGACATCCGCGCGGTGGATGCGGATGCGGTCTCCCAGTTCGAGGCCGCGGTCCACGACGGCGACCTCGAGACGATCTCGCAGCACATCGACACTCAGGGCGTGAACTACTACCACGGCGACTTCGTGGCGGGCGCGGCTCCCGCCGAGCCGCCGGTGTCGGGCGGTCCTGCGACCGAGCGGAAGGGGCGCAGCCCGTACCCCTCGAGCGACGGCATCCATTCCGTCGAGCGGGGCCTCCCGCGCACCGCGCAGAACTGGGAGGTGCAGCCGGAGGGGCTCACCCGCCTCCTCCAGCGCGTGTGGACCGAGTACGCCGAGCCCGCGGGGACCGTGCTCTACATGACCGAGAACGGCGCGGCCTACGACGACGTCGCGGTGGTCGAGGGCGGCGAGACCCGCGTGCACGACGCGGAGCGCGCCGAGTTCCTGCGCCTGCACCTCGGCGCCGTGCTGGATGCCGCGGATGCGGGCGTCGACGTGCGCGGCTACTTCTACTGGTCGATGTTCGACAATTACGAGTGGGCCTGGGGCTACGACAAGCGATTCGGCATCGTGCGCGTCGACTACGACACGCAGGAGCGGAGCCTGAAGGACTCGGGCAGGGAGTACGCGCGGATCATCGCCGCGCGCGCCCTCTGA
- the purQ gene encoding phosphoribosylformylglycinamidine synthase subunit PurQ: MTVRIGVVTFPGSLDDRDAQRAVRIAGAEPVALWHGSHDLEGVDALVLPGGFSYGDYLRAGAIAALSPIMAEVKDAAAKGMPILGICNGFQMLVEAHLLPGGLIRNDHQHFVRRDQKLTVENSDTAWTNTFRAGQEIVIPLKNGDGGYIADDATLDRLEGEGLVAFRYAGVNPNGSLRDIAGLTNEAGNVVGLMPHPEHSVEPGFGPDTAVAMRSGIDGLGFFASAVAAVARVAA; this comes from the coding sequence ATGACCGTCCGCATCGGCGTCGTCACCTTCCCCGGCTCGCTCGACGACCGTGACGCGCAGCGCGCCGTCCGCATCGCGGGCGCCGAGCCCGTCGCGCTCTGGCACGGCTCGCACGACCTCGAGGGCGTCGACGCCCTCGTGCTGCCCGGCGGCTTCAGCTACGGCGACTACCTGCGCGCCGGAGCCATCGCCGCCCTCTCGCCGATCATGGCCGAGGTGAAGGATGCCGCGGCCAAGGGCATGCCGATCCTCGGCATCTGCAACGGCTTCCAGATGCTCGTCGAGGCGCACCTGCTGCCCGGCGGTCTGATCCGCAACGACCACCAGCACTTCGTGCGTCGCGACCAGAAGCTCACGGTCGAGAACTCCGACACGGCCTGGACGAACACGTTCCGCGCCGGTCAGGAGATCGTCATCCCGCTCAAGAACGGGGACGGCGGCTACATCGCCGACGACGCGACGCTGGACCGCCTGGAGGGCGAGGGCCTGGTCGCGTTCCGCTACGCCGGCGTGAACCCCAACGGCTCCCTGCGCGACATCGCCGGACTCACGAACGAGGCAGGCAACGTCGTGGGGCTCATGCCGCACCCCGAGCACTCGGTCGAGCCGGGCTTCGGCCCCGACACCGCGGTCGCGATGCGCAGCGGGATCGACGGGCTCGGCTTCTTCGCGAGCGCGGTCGCCGCGGTCGCCCGCGTCGCCGCCTAG
- a CDS encoding adenine phosphoribosyltransferase gives MPEAALSPALVRAASLIRSIPDYPEPGIVFRDITPLLADAEALRVTTEAIIEPFAGQFDVVAGIEARGFILAGAAAIAAGVGLIPIRKAGKLPRPAASVDYALEYGTATIEMHDDLPAGSRVLLIDDVLATGGTLAAGRELVERLGSHVVGISVLFEIDGLGGRAAIGDLHTVFHSDPA, from the coding sequence GTGCCCGAAGCCGCTCTCTCCCCCGCCCTCGTCCGCGCCGCGTCCCTGATTCGCAGCATCCCGGACTACCCGGAACCCGGCATCGTCTTCCGCGACATCACCCCGCTGCTCGCCGACGCCGAAGCACTCCGCGTCACGACCGAGGCGATCATCGAGCCGTTCGCCGGCCAGTTCGACGTGGTCGCCGGCATCGAGGCGCGCGGCTTCATCCTGGCCGGAGCGGCCGCGATCGCCGCCGGGGTCGGCCTGATCCCGATCCGCAAGGCGGGCAAGCTGCCGCGGCCGGCGGCATCCGTCGACTACGCGCTCGAGTACGGCACCGCCACGATCGAGATGCACGACGATCTGCCCGCCGGATCCCGCGTGCTGCTCATCGACGACGTGCTCGCCACGGGCGGCACGCTCGCAGCCGGGCGTGAGCTCGTCGAACGACTCGGCAGCCACGTCGTCGGCATCTCGGTGCTGTTCGAGATCGACGGCCTCGGCGGGCGCGCGGCCATCGGCGATCTGCACACGGTCTTCCACTCCGACCCCGCGTAG
- a CDS encoding carbohydrate ABC transporter permease, producing the protein MTLTEERAATASAPSQKTDAAPKRPWRHRLSRFDQNASPYFYISPFFLLFGLVGLFPLLYTVWVAVHEWDLLKGEGDFVGVGNFVEILGDSMFWNSIGNTLSIFLLSAIPQLAVALVIAYLLDRGLRAPTFWRMSVLIPFVVTPVAVAIIFSSIFNEADGLANNLLNLIGIADQEWKHNTALSHMAIAVMVNFRWTGYNALILLAAMQSVPRDLYESAALDGAGAARRFFSITIPTIRPTLIFVIITATIGGLQIFAEPRLFDVSTAGGIGGSDRQFQTTVLFLWELAFFRRDLGEASAVAILLFLLIVGIGVINFLISRRISTGSDPKNRAARRRARSTRKEEAR; encoded by the coding sequence ATGACTCTCACAGAAGAGCGCGCGGCCACGGCATCCGCTCCGTCGCAGAAGACGGATGCCGCGCCGAAGCGGCCGTGGCGCCACAGGCTCTCGCGCTTCGACCAGAACGCGTCTCCGTACTTCTACATCTCCCCGTTCTTCCTGCTGTTCGGGCTCGTCGGACTGTTCCCGCTGCTCTACACCGTGTGGGTGGCGGTGCACGAGTGGGACCTGCTCAAGGGGGAGGGCGACTTCGTCGGCGTCGGCAACTTCGTCGAGATCCTCGGCGACTCGATGTTCTGGAACTCGATCGGCAACACCCTGAGCATCTTCCTGCTCTCCGCGATCCCTCAGCTGGCGGTCGCACTGGTGATCGCCTACCTCCTCGACCGGGGGCTGCGCGCACCGACGTTCTGGCGCATGAGCGTGCTCATCCCGTTCGTCGTCACGCCGGTCGCCGTCGCGATCATCTTCTCGAGCATCTTCAACGAGGCCGACGGTCTCGCCAACAACCTCCTGAACCTCATCGGCATCGCCGACCAGGAGTGGAAGCACAACACGGCGCTGTCGCACATGGCGATCGCGGTGATGGTCAACTTCCGCTGGACCGGGTACAACGCCCTCATCCTCCTCGCCGCGATGCAGTCCGTGCCGCGCGATCTGTACGAGTCCGCGGCGCTCGACGGCGCCGGAGCCGCTCGCCGCTTCTTCTCCATCACCATCCCCACGATCCGTCCGACCCTGATCTTCGTGATCATCACCGCCACGATCGGCGGACTGCAGATCTTCGCCGAGCCGCGCCTCTTCGACGTGTCGACCGCGGGCGGCATCGGCGGCAGCGACCGCCAGTTCCAGACGACCGTGCTGTTCCTCTGGGAGCTCGCCTTCTTCCGCCGCGATCTCGGCGAGGCATCCGCCGTCGCCATCCTGCTCTTCCTGCTCATCGTGGGCATCGGCGTGATCAACTTCCTGATCTCCCGCCGCATCTCCACGGGCAGCGATCCGAAGAACCGGGCCGCGCGCCGCCGCGCCCGCTCGACCCGCAAGGAGGAGGCGCGATGA
- a CDS encoding glycoside hydrolase family 13 protein, with protein sequence MAQLEQIAAPGSEWWRSAVIYQIYPRSFADASGDGIGDLPGITARLDSLKDLGVDAIWLSPFMTSPQRDAGYDVADYRDVDPLFGTLADFDEMLAEAHARGIRVVVDLVPNHSSAQHAWFQEALKAAPGSPERARYIFRDGQGETGELPPNNWESVFGGGMWERIVEADGTPGQWYLHIFDPTQPDFDWNNEEVREEFRSILRFWLDRGVDGFRVDVAHGMIKADGLPDYTPPADADSMGGGEANVPYWGQEGVHDIYRDWHEVLAEYDGDRALCGEAWMPTLKQTALWVRPDEMHQTFNFPYLMTPWDAKELADVIRESLDAFGAVGAPSTWVLSNHDVVRHASRLALTAENPQGEGIGPNTPDKPDTAIGLARARAATTLMLALPGSAYLYQGEELGLPEAMEIPDAFRQDPTWFRTNGERYGRDGCRVPLPWTAEGTAFGFNDTGASWLPQPASWATYARDVEEADPTSTLSLYKELLAARREHGFGSGSLVWEDAGADAVAFRRGDVHVVANLGTAPLELPAGATVVLSSQPFDGTSLPVDTAAWYTTA encoded by the coding sequence ATGGCACAGCTTGAACAGATCGCAGCCCCCGGTTCCGAGTGGTGGCGCAGCGCCGTCATCTACCAGATCTATCCCCGCTCCTTCGCGGACGCCTCCGGCGACGGCATCGGCGATCTGCCGGGCATCACCGCGCGGCTCGACTCGCTGAAGGACCTCGGCGTCGATGCGATCTGGCTCAGCCCCTTCATGACGAGCCCCCAGCGCGACGCCGGCTACGACGTCGCCGACTACCGCGACGTCGACCCGCTCTTCGGCACCCTCGCCGACTTCGACGAGATGCTCGCTGAGGCCCATGCCCGCGGCATCCGTGTGGTCGTCGACCTGGTCCCGAACCACTCCTCGGCGCAGCACGCCTGGTTCCAGGAAGCCCTGAAGGCCGCGCCGGGCAGCCCCGAGCGCGCGCGCTACATCTTCCGCGACGGCCAGGGCGAGACCGGCGAGCTCCCGCCGAACAACTGGGAGTCCGTGTTCGGCGGCGGAATGTGGGAGCGCATCGTCGAGGCCGACGGCACGCCCGGTCAGTGGTACCTGCACATCTTCGACCCCACGCAGCCCGACTTCGACTGGAACAACGAAGAGGTGCGCGAGGAGTTCCGCTCGATCCTGCGCTTCTGGCTCGACCGCGGTGTCGACGGGTTCCGCGTCGACGTCGCGCACGGCATGATCAAGGCCGACGGCCTGCCCGACTACACGCCCCCGGCCGACGCCGACTCGATGGGCGGCGGCGAGGCGAACGTGCCGTACTGGGGCCAGGAGGGCGTGCACGACATCTACCGCGACTGGCACGAGGTGCTCGCCGAGTACGACGGCGACCGCGCGCTGTGCGGCGAGGCCTGGATGCCGACGCTGAAGCAGACCGCGCTCTGGGTGCGCCCCGACGAGATGCACCAGACCTTCAACTTCCCGTACCTCATGACCCCGTGGGACGCGAAGGAGCTCGCGGACGTCATCCGCGAATCGCTCGACGCGTTCGGCGCGGTCGGCGCCCCGAGCACCTGGGTGCTCTCGAACCACGACGTCGTTCGTCACGCGAGCCGCCTCGCGCTGACGGCCGAGAACCCGCAGGGCGAGGGGATCGGACCGAACACCCCGGACAAGCCCGACACCGCGATCGGACTGGCGCGCGCCCGCGCGGCGACCACGCTGATGCTGGCCCTCCCCGGATCCGCCTACCTCTACCAGGGCGAGGAGCTCGGCCTTCCCGAGGCGATGGAGATCCCCGACGCGTTCCGTCAGGACCCGACCTGGTTCCGTACGAACGGCGAGCGCTACGGACGCGACGGATGCCGCGTGCCGCTGCCCTGGACCGCCGAGGGCACCGCCTTCGGGTTCAACGACACCGGTGCCTCGTGGCTGCCGCAGCCGGCGAGCTGGGCGACGTACGCCCGCGATGTCGAAGAGGCCGACCCGACGTCGACGCTGTCGCTCTACAAGGAGCTGCTGGCGGCACGCCGCGAGCACGGCTTCGGCAGCGGCTCGCTCGTGTGGGAGGACGCGGGAGCGGACGCCGTGGCCTTCCGCCGCGGCGACGTGCACGTGGTCGCCAACCTCGGCACCGCACCGCTCGAGCTGCCCGCCGGCGCGACGGTCGTCCTGTCGAGCCAGCCGTTCGACGGCACCTCGCTCCCCGTCGACACGGCCGCCTGGTACACGACGGCCTGA
- a CDS encoding DUF1761 domain-containing protein: MVPEINYWAVLLATASSMLVGSIWYAPKVFGTRWSKLANVDMDRPAATAMWPIITTVIVSFLTAWVLAGASAISWHFYGGPFFWGTIVTGVTLWAGFTAARFITHDAFEGRSTRLTTLNIAHELVTVLVMAVIIGVWPPALA, encoded by the coding sequence ATGGTTCCCGAGATCAACTACTGGGCGGTTCTGCTGGCCACGGCGTCGAGTATGCTCGTCGGCTCGATCTGGTACGCCCCGAAGGTGTTCGGCACGCGCTGGTCGAAGCTCGCGAACGTCGACATGGATCGGCCGGCCGCGACGGCGATGTGGCCCATCATCACCACCGTCATCGTGAGCTTCCTCACCGCGTGGGTGCTCGCCGGAGCATCCGCCATCTCCTGGCACTTCTACGGCGGCCCGTTCTTCTGGGGCACGATCGTGACGGGCGTGACGCTCTGGGCCGGATTCACGGCCGCCCGCTTCATCACGCACGACGCCTTCGAGGGGCGCTCGACCAGACTCACCACCCTGAACATCGCGCACGAGCTCGTCACGGTGCTGGTGATGGCCGTGATCATCGGCGTGTGGCCGCCCGCGCTCGCATAG